AACCTCATCGGCATCTATATTACTATGGTTATAAGGAGCTGGTATTGAATCTGGGTGATAATCATACAGCCTAGGTACAAATGAGCAAATTACAAAAGCATTTGTTTCAAAAGTTTGATGAATTGGAGGTGGTAAATGAATTCTACCTGTAATAGGTTCGAAATCATGAATTGACAAAGCATACGGATAATTAAACCCATCATACCCAACTACATCAAAAGGATGTGTTGCATATACCATATCAAAAATTTCATCTTTCTTTTTTACTTTTATAATGAATTCTCCTTTTTTATTATTAGTTTCTAATTCATAAGGACGACGGATATCTCGCTCACAATATGGTGAATGTTCTAACAATTGTCCAAACCAATTTCTATATTGTTTTGGTGTATAAATTGGCGAATGAGATTCTACAATAAATAAACGATTATCTTCCGTATCGAAATCTATTTTATAAATAATCCCTCTTGGAATAATTAGATAATCTCCATATTTAAAATCTAAATTCCCATAAATTGTTCTAAGTTTTCCTGTTCCTTTATGAACAAAAATCATTTCATCAGAATCTGTATTCTTATAAAAATATTCTGTTGTAGATTTTCTTGGAGCCGCTAAAGCAATATGGCA
This genomic stretch from Tenacibaculum sp. Bg11-29 harbors:
- a CDS encoding homogentisate 1,2-dioxygenase, producing MPFYHKLGEIPPKRHTQFRKKDGSLYYEQLFGTVGFDGMSTNSYHEQRPTQVKEIRNQYSVAPKVAKENNIQSYRLRGFQVVPEDDYLESRKIVLTNSDCHIALAAPRKSTTEYFYKNTDSDEMIFVHKGTGKLRTIYGNLDFKYGDYLIIPRGIIYKIDFDTEDNRLFIVESHSPIYTPKQYRNWFGQLLEHSPYCERDIRRPYELETNNKKGEFIIKVKKKDEIFDMVYATHPFDVVGYDGFNYPYALSIHDFEPITGRIHLPPPIHQTFETNAFVICSFVPRLYDYHPDSIPAPYNHSNIDADEVLYYVDGDFMSRNDVEAGHISLHPAGIPHGPHPGAAERSIGKTKTEELAVMVDTFKPLMVTEEAMKIADEDYFKSWLG